In Coriobacteriia bacterium, one genomic interval encodes:
- a CDS encoding tetratricopeptide repeat protein, protein MLDFKRVRPLDAAIVALVVVVAILGGYLGYTVWQNSRQVVGSSPVSRGIEDLVASVRQNPDNLPMRMRLAQAYMLAGRRNEAVDQYETILKASKDYAPALAGLGTLALREGDFATAEGYFRRASELFAKQPGAAGSQALEQSYFYLGTALLEQKEYEEASSYFKAALRIKRDSSTTHYLLAVSLREMGLGSAYREALGNTLLFDPKHPEANYDYGRLLLADGDEASAAEHFRTSADSAPGVDFPMDALNDMGTVEERVAAARKLAASDPGQALIEARVAVAMDPKSVPAFLVLGDLYAEAGNENRARDAYRKVLTLDAANDAAKAGLERVGDGS, encoded by the coding sequence GTGTTGGACTTCAAGCGTGTCAGGCCGCTCGACGCGGCCATCGTCGCCCTCGTCGTGGTAGTTGCTATCCTCGGCGGCTATCTGGGCTACACCGTGTGGCAGAACAGCCGCCAGGTCGTGGGGTCTTCGCCCGTCTCGCGTGGCATCGAGGACCTCGTGGCTTCGGTTCGCCAGAACCCCGACAACCTGCCCATGCGCATGCGGTTGGCGCAGGCCTACATGCTCGCTGGGCGTCGCAACGAGGCCGTGGACCAGTACGAGACCATTCTCAAGGCAAGCAAGGACTACGCGCCTGCGCTAGCCGGTCTGGGCACGTTGGCGCTGCGCGAGGGTGATTTCGCGACGGCCGAGGGCTACTTCCGTCGGGCGTCGGAGCTGTTCGCCAAGCAGCCGGGCGCGGCGGGCTCGCAGGCACTTGAGCAGTCGTACTTCTACCTAGGCACCGCCCTGCTCGAGCAGAAGGAGTACGAGGAGGCGTCAAGCTACTTCAAAGCCGCATTGCGCATCAAGCGCGACTCGTCCACGACGCACTATCTGCTCGCGGTCTCTTTGCGCGAGATGGGTCTTGGCTCCGCGTACCGTGAGGCCCTCGGCAACACGCTGCTGTTCGATCCGAAGCATCCGGAGGCCAACTACGACTACGGTAGGCTCCTCCTCGCAGACGGGGATGAAGCGTCGGCGGCCGAGCACTTCCGCACGTCGGCGGATTCGGCACCGGGCGTGGATTTCCCGATGGACGCCCTCAATGACATGGGGACCGTCGAGGAGCGCGTGGCGGCGGCTCGCAAGCTTGCCGCCTCCGACCCGGGGCAGGCGCTCATCGAGGCGCGAGTAGCAGTCGCGATGGATCCGAAGTCGGTTCCGGCGTTCCTGGTGCTTGGTGACCTGTACGCGGAAGCCGGCAACGAGAACCGAGCGCGCGATGCGTACCGCAAGGTGCTCACGCTGGATGCGGCCAACGATGCGGCGAAGGCCGGCTTGGAGCGAGTGGGCGATGGATCCTAA